The following is a genomic window from Sulfitobacter pontiacus.
CAGGTTCTGGCGATGTCGTGTCATGGCGAGATCAACACGCGCGCCGAATATGACATCGTGCGCAAGATGCGCGCGTCGAACCTTGTGCTGGGGCCGCTGCTGGCCCGCGAAGGGCACGCGCAGGTATCACTGCCGGGCGGCTGCGCGATTGGTGCGCGTCCGATGGATATTCACACCGATGGTCTGGCCCTGATGGGCGCAGAGATCGACTTGCGTGACGGCTATCTGCACGCCAAGGCGCAAGGCGGGGCATTGAAAGGTGCGGTCATCGACTTCCCCTTTGCCTCTGTCGGCGCGACCGAGAACATCATGATGGCGGCGACCTTGGCCAAGGGCACGACGGTGATCAACAACGCCGCCCGCGAGCCCGAGATCGTGGATCTCGCGGATTGTTTGCGTGCCATGGGCGCGCAGATCGAAGGCGACGGCACCAGTCGGATCGAGATTCAGGGCGTTGACCGTCTGCATGGGGCCACCCACCGTGTTGTGACCGACCGGATCGAACTGGGCACCTATATGCTCGCCCCGGCGATGTGCGGTGGCGAGGTTGAATTGCTGGGCGGGCGCATCGACCTGCTGTCGGCTTTCTGCGAAAAGCTTGACGCGGCAGGGATCGACGTGACCGAGACGGACAAGGGTCTGAAAGTCGCGCGGCGCAATGGCGT
Proteins encoded in this region:
- the murA gene encoding UDP-N-acetylglucosamine 1-carboxyvinyltransferase — translated: MDSIVVKGGGALSGQIPIAGAKNACLTLMPATLLSEEPLTLTNAPRLSDIRTMTELLRSLGAEVTSMQDGQVLAMSCHGEINTRAEYDIVRKMRASNLVLGPLLAREGHAQVSLPGGCAIGARPMDIHTDGLALMGAEIDLRDGYLHAKAQGGALKGAVIDFPFASVGATENIMMAATLAKGTTVINNAAREPEIVDLADCLRAMGAQIEGDGTSRIEIQGVDRLHGATHRVVTDRIELGTYMLAPAMCGGEVELLGGRIDLLSAFCEKLDAAGIDVTETDKGLKVARRNGVINAVNVTTEPFPGFPTDLQAQMMALLCTADGTSVLEEKIFENRFMHAPELIRMGADIEVHGGTATVHGVKKLKGAPVMATDLRASISLILAGMAAEGETRVSRVYHLDRGYEHVVAKLRGVGANIERIKDQ